The sequence below is a genomic window from Methanosarcinales archaeon.
TTTGAACTAAAGTATCATAGGATAATTCATGATCCATATTTTCGGGTAATAACCTGAAATCCATAGAAATGTTAGGTAAAGAAGGGGGGTCGGATAAAAAGAATACAGCTAAAGATCGTTTATAAGCATTCGCCGCTTTTCTTAGTTGATTAATGGTTGGTTTTTTTTCTCCAGACTCCCATTGTTCAAGCAATTTTGGGTCGATCGCAATTTTTTTTGCAGATTTCTCAATATCTAATCCTACTGTCTGGCGTGCCCAAGTTAAGAGGTCCGGATTTATATTTGCTCTTGCAGATATCATTTTTATGATCTTTCTATTTTTTCAGTTCAATTTAATAACAATACATAGTAAATTTAACTAAATATATCTAACGAATCTTATTTGGGATGGATTAAATATATTTTGCTTCCTTTATCGCTTCTTATTTTTCGCTTTCTCTTCAGCCTCACGCTTTGCCTTCTCTCCCTTTATCCGCTCCAACAACACCCCTGCCGGCTCATCCTCCGGGTCCTGGGGAATCAGCTTCCCCTCAAAGGCCCGCTTCAGGATGCTCTGGCGCAGGCGCTCTGCCTGTTTAAGGCTGTGCTCGATGGTCTTTTCCATCTCATCAGCCGCCAAGAGGCAACGCTCCACTTCGGTGACGATGCGGTGCTGTTCGGTGAGGGGTGGGAGGGGGATAGCCATCATCTTGATCTCCCCAATATTTATATGTGGAACAGTTGAGCCAGTAATTTTTAGTTTCCATTGAAGTTCAAATATTTTAGATTGTAATGCTAGCATAAAATATGATGAATCAATTCCATTTTCTGTTCTAAACATCATCATTCTTTGGCCTAAACAAATATCGAAATTTGGTGGTACTATAACAGCAGTTCCAATTGTTCCTTCACGTGCAAATAAAATATCTCCAGCTTTAGGAACCAAGCGCCTAACTCTCTCATTGTAAGTATCAACTGAAACAAAACGTGCATTTTCAAAAATGATTTTTCCTTGTTCTATGCAATTTGTATCAATACAATATTTCCCCTCATTTACGAATTTAGGAGTGCTATGTAAACAGTCTACTATATGCTGAGAAATTTCATCTAATCCACCCCAATGCCACCCTTCTGGAAGTTCATTTAACTTGTCGGTTTCAGGCGCTATAGGGTCTTTATATTTCTTCCCCTTATTCTTTTCCTCCCACTTCCGCCGCCGCTCCTCCAGTATCCTCTCCAGCAGCACCTCAGCAGGTTCATACTCCCGCCCCTCGGCCCGCGCCAGCTCAGCTTCGTTAGGCACCAGCCTGCCCTCACATGCGGATTTCAGCACCGACTGGCGGTATCGCTTCAACTGGGCCCGGGCCGCCTTGAGCGACTCCACGCCGGCGTCCAAGTTGGTGAAGAGCTGTTCGATGCGCTCGACGATGCGGTGCTGTTCGGGGAGTGGGGGAAGGGGGATAAATGATTTCTCTAAAAACTGAAAATGCCTAGCATAACCTTTATCTGGTAGTGGAATTCCCTGAATGAAATAATAAAAAAGTCTAGGATAAAACACTTTTTTAGGTCGAATTACTTTTACACCATCGGCACCTGCTACAAAATCAAAATTAACAAATTTTACAATTTTTGTATGATCACCAAAAACTATCAAAGGAGACTCATAAGAAATCTTTAACTCTTCTTTATCAGTATATCCTCCAATAAAGACTTGGCCTTGATCAATAACTGGAAATTTTCCATTTTGTTGATATTCTTTCTGTTTCAGTTTCTTATTTGTTAATGGGATTTTTTCAATTATTTCTTTAACTGGCATCCATGCCCAGTTTTCTGGTAATATAAGTTTTTCATAACTATCCATGATTAATTCCGAAATTACTTTGGATATCCAGGATACGAGTCTGCAACTATACCATGCCCACAATTTATATCATAAATCTGATATTCCCAATATGACTGAAGGTAGCTCATAGGTAGATAATAAAACGATTGAGGTGGTCTGAAATCTTCATCAATATATGGATCAATTGGAGGAGTTAATTCCTGGACATTGGAAATTTTAATAGCATAACCTATATCCGAATTTTTGAAATAATTGAAAAATTCACGTTCAGATATTCCCGCATCTCCATGGCATTGCTTCCATAACAACTGGGGCGAATCTAATAAAATGCAATCGATCTCAACAATGGCAATAATTTTCTTAACAGGAGAACTGGAATAGATATAGATTTTTTCGATATCTTCTCGTTTGAAAATGGACTTCCTGAACTCGTATTTTTTCCTACCCGATACAATTTCTTCAGCGTATTTTGGCTTAACCGACAGTAAAACGTTCATCTATTTCCCCTCCTTCTTTTATCACCATATATTGATTATGATTTATTTCACTAATGGTCTGTGGATAAGAAATACCATGATCGTCAAGAAAATTCTTATCCAGTGGCTTCGGGAGATTCAGATGATGTCTAAATAGAATTACAAACACAGGTTTTTTAGTCCAATCTTTGAGTTCTGAATGAGAATAAACACTTCTTTTTCCAACAGATCGAAGTATCAATTCCAGATCATCACTATGGAATGGTTTTTGGTCAACAACTCCAAGAGAAACTACAGCCTTTTGATCTTTAGATCGATAAAATAGAATAATATCCCCGGCTCTCATTTTCTTTGTCCCAGAATAAGAAAGATATGCTTTCTTGATCGCATTGCCGGGCGCATTGATCTCACTATAATCTGTAAGTTTCATCTGTCGGTTTTCATAGTCAGGGAAGAGCCGGTCATGAAATTCAGGTCGAATGGGAATTAAGAATTTCTTGATATCTAAAGCATCTTTAAATGATGGATAGTATTTCTTGGACATCTCAACGGGTGACAATTCCTTTTCAGTTGGGATGAATTTTTTTAAAAAGACTTCTTCATTATTTTTCTTCAAAAAACCTACACTTTCAAATCCATAATATTCAATAAGATGAATTAAACCATCACTCTCTTTTCGAAAATGGGTTAGATACATCTCAAAAATATGATTGTCAATGCAGTATTGGAAAGCCATTTTTAACAGAAGTTCGCCCAATTTATATCCCGAAAGATCGACTTTTAATGTTGCTATCTTCAATCGTTTAGTGGCCGGGATCGGAATAATTGTTTCAATAGGCTCATTTTCTTCTTTTAGTATAAGCAATGTCTTTATTTTATCATCTTCCTGATAAACCCAGCATTTTCGCCCCTCAATTGATATTTTCTTGAACCAAATCCTGAAAGCAGAGTCACTGTAATCCTCTTTTAATAAATCGAAGAAGGGGTCATCTACATCGAGATTACGCACAAAATCTTCTTTCAGGAGTGCATGTTTCGGGACTCTTCTTGCATACAGGTTCTTGAAAAAATCTAGGGCAGAATCAATGGAAAGCACACGATCATCAAGATCTACTCGGTTCGCCTTTTTATGAAGACCATAATCTTCAGTAATTAATAAATCGACAGCATTTTTTTGGATTGAAAATAAGATTTCGTTATCATTAGTTTCATTACTGCTGGGTGAAGGCCCCATTAGTGATAAAAAATCCTCAGTGGGCCTAAGTGGTAACTCAATAAGTGGATAACCTTTTAATTTTGATAAAATAATCGTTCTCCGCTGAACATCTTTGTCATTATTGATATCTTTTAAAGAAGCTGGATGAATGAAGATTTGATGTCCATGTCTGCGGATTATATTAAGAAGATCTTGAAGATTTGGGCTCAATTCCTTAGGATCTTCGATATGAATAAGAATATTTGTATCAAATATTATTTTCATATTGCATCATTGTCCCAAAAATGTCTGAACATCGTGTCATACCTTCATTTTTCACATTATATCGTTTTGCAAAGAGGTAGGCGAAAGTAATATCATACTGCTAGCACCTCATTAAGTTGCGCTAAAATATTGTTCAGTTCCTGTCCGAAGATCTGGTAGGCCTTTACAATACCGCCTTTTTGGTTAAACGGAACATTCTCAAAATCATCCATTTCTATACTCACAGACGAACCGATATGATCTTTTATCATTGAAAGCCACTCCATCTGTTCTTGTGTAAATGAATCCCTTATATCCTCCTGCTCTGCAATCCACTTCTCAAACCGCTGGTTAACCGTAATTGGGAACGGTTCCAGCATATCACTTTCACCCGTAGCAAACCGCATCAGCGAGATAATATTTGTCAGCAGTCTCTGCGGACCTGCCCCTATCACCTTTGACCTGTCCAGCTGCTCATACGCCTGCCACAACAGCTCTGGTGTTAAATTATATGGCGGTTTTTCAATGGCTTTGGAAAGTTGCTTGATCTCCTGGTATGTGAGATGCCTCCTCCCATATGGTTTGCTATAGATGATCTGCAGCGCTGTAAGCTCGTCCTTGTTTTCTTCAATAAACTGCTTGAAGTTGTTCACCACATTTTGCGCCTTCTCCTTTGCCTGTTCACCAAACCCAGCAAAGATCACAGTGTCCTGGCTCACATCATCGATAACCTGCTCGTTTCGTTTCTTAACGTTAATAATAGTATTTCTCAGTCCAGGATCATCGAAGGAGGTACATGCATCATTCGCCAGCACCTCAGCAGCGCCCCTGATCTGCTCATCGGTTGGCGTTTGTGTGTCAAATAGTTCCCTGGCCTTCTCCACTTTTCTATCAGGATCAACAGCATCCAGCAGATCGTTGATTATCCGTGTTAAAGGCTTACCTCCGGCTGCTTCTTCGATCTCCTGTTTATCATTTTCTTCCAGTGCCCGATCAAGCCTGGCCAGTCTTCCGGCCAGTGAAGTCAGAGTATCCTCATCCCGGTTACCCCATGCAACAGATTCCATAAGTTTCTCAAAGGAGACTGTCTTCTTTCGCTCAAGCGGCCTGGAATCGGTCTTATCATTCTCGCACACGCCCACTGCATCCACGATCACGAAATGGGTCTTACTGGGAGCATCCGGAGTCACTCCTTTCAGGTCAGTATACGAGATGGTCCGTGTGCCCCGCCCCTTCATCTGCTCAAAGAGCACCCTGGATTTCACATCCCGCATGAACAGCAGGCACTCCAGTGGTTTGATATCGGTGCCAGTCGATACCATATCCACGGTCACCGCAATGTGCGGATTATAGGAATTGCGGAAACTGGCAATCAGGTCTTCAGGCTTCTCCCCATAGGTCTTGTAGGTGATCTTCTTGCAGAACTCGTTTCCTTTGCCGAATTCCTCCCTGATGATATGGACAATATCCTCGGCATGGGAATCATCCTTGGAAAATACCAGGGTCTTCAGGACCTCGGTCCTGCCAGGGAACATTTCGGTAGTAAGCTTGTTCTTAAAGGTCCTGATTACTGTCCTTATCTGGTCGGTTGCCACCACACTGCGGTCCAGTTGTTTTGGTGTATATTCCAGGGCTTCATCCAGCTGTTCCCACCGCCTGCGCCTGGTCAGCCGGTCCCTTTTATCGACATAATAACCTGCCTCCACCTTGCTTCCCTGCTCGGTAATATCTGTCTGGATGCGGTACACTTCATACCCCACATTCACCCCATCAGCCACTGCCCGTTCATGATTGTACTCCATGACAAGATTCTGGTTAAAAAAACCCAGGGTCTGCTTGGATGGTGTGGCTGTCAGACCGACTATAAAAGCATCAAAGTATTCCAGCACCTGTCTCCATAGATTATAGATTGATCTGTGATATTCATCAGTTACGATAAAGTCAAAGGTCTCAATAGGTATCTGGGGATTGTAAATAACATCCTTTGGGGTTCTGTCAGCGGGTAAGTGGTCGAACAATGATGCTTCTTCATTTTCAGCATCGTATTCCTCCTCACCTTTCAGCATTGAATACAATCTCTGGATCGTGGTAATACA
It includes:
- a CDS encoding restriction endonuclease subunit S; this translates as MDSYEKLILPENWAWMPVKEIIEKIPLTNKKLKQKEYQQNGKFPVIDQGQVFIGGYTDKEELKISYESPLIVFGDHTKIVKFVNFDFVAGADGVKVIRPKKVFYPRLFYYFIQGIPLPDKGYARHFQFLEKSFIPLPPLPEQHRIVERIEQLFTNLDAGVESLKAARAQLKRYRQSVLKSACEGRLVPNEAELARAEGREYEPAEVLLERILEERRRKWEEKNKGKKYKDPIAPETDKLNELPEGWHWGGLDEISQHIVDCLHSTPKFVNEGKYCIDTNCIEQGKIIFENARFVSVDTYNERVRRLVPKAGDILFAREGTIGTAVIVPPNFDICLGQRMMMFRTENGIDSSYFMLALQSKIFELQWKLKITGSTVPHINIGEIKMMAIPLPPLTEQHRIVTEVERCLLAADEMEKTIEHSLKQAERLRQSILKRAFEGKLIPQDPEDEPAGVLLERIKGEKAKREAEEKAKNKKR
- a CDS encoding ASCH domain-containing protein; this translates as MNVLLSVKPKYAEEIVSGRKKYEFRKSIFKREDIEKIYIYSSSPVKKIIAIVEIDCILLDSPQLLWKQCHGDAGISEREFFNYFKNSDIGYAIKISNVQELTPPIDPYIDEDFRPPQSFYYLPMSYLQSYWEYQIYDINCGHGIVADSYPGYPK
- a CDS encoding DEAD/DEAH box helicase family protein, producing the protein KYITNIPGNLPHVQLPLPFSYESTGTETYFRDIRDPDARSRRVFAFHKPETLKEWMYQPDTLRIRLMEMASMHDLEAEGLRVCQFDAIHNLDQSLAESRPRALIQMATGTGKTYTAVSSIYRLIKFANARRVLFLVDRSNLGRQTRKEFQQYITPDDGRKFTELYNVQHLTSNTLDPVSRVCITTIQRLYSMLKGEEEYDAENEEASLFDHLPADRTPKDVIYNPQIPIETFDFIVTDEYHRSIYNLWRQVLEYFDAFIVGLTATPSKQTLGFFNQNLVMEYNHERAVADGVNVGYEVYRIQTDITEQGSKVEAGYYVDKRDRLTRRRRWEQLDEALEYTPKQLDRSVVATDQIRTVIRTFKNKLTTEMFPGRTEVLKTLVFSKDDSHAEDIVHIIREEFGKGNEFCKKITYKTYGEKPEDLIASFRNSYNPHIAVTVDMVSTGTDIKPLECLLFMRDVKSRVLFEQMKGRGTRTISYTDLKGVTPDAPSKTHFVIVDAVGVCENDKTDSRPLERKKTVSFEKLMESVAWGNRDEDTLTSLAGRLARLDRALEENDKQEIEEAAGGKPLTRIINDLLDAVDPDRKVEKARELFDTQTPTDEQIRGAAEVLANDACTSFDDPGLRNTIINVKKRNEQVIDDVSQDTVIFAGFGEQAKEKAQNVVNNFKQFIEENKDELTALQIIYSKPYGRRHLTYQEIKQLSKAIEKPPYNLTPELLWQAYEQLDRSKVIGAGPQRLLTNIISLMRFATGESDMLEPFPITVNQRFEKWIAEQEDIRDSFTQEQMEWLSMIKDHIGSSVSIEMDDFENVPFNQKGGIVKAYQIFGQELNNILAQLNEVLAV